In Arcobacter sp. F2176, a single genomic region encodes these proteins:
- a CDS encoding ThiF family adenylyltransferase: MQEEFNEYFNRQIKLWGQETQDSLQGKKVAIIGSGGLGCTLGIALGASGIGEFTLVDFDTVGVHNIHRQIGFRVGDDGKYKCDVLKELIEARCPYTKVTTYKETFQEFAKRGLEFDLIIDGTDNLLTRADINEYCINHNQAWIYGSVEEFHGQVCFFEKASYEAVFQVNDRKPNGIACPIVMHVGSLQANLAIRYLTGLPVKKDVLYYLSFDEEGIINYKNFKLPTK, from the coding sequence ATGCAAGAAGAATTTAATGAATATTTTAACAGACAGATAAAACTTTGGGGGCAAGAGACTCAAGACTCGCTTCAAGGGAAAAAGGTAGCTATTATTGGAAGTGGTGGGCTTGGTTGTACACTTGGTATCGCACTTGGTGCTTCTGGAATAGGGGAGTTTACTTTAGTGGATTTTGATACTGTGGGTGTTCATAATATCCATAGACAAATAGGCTTTAGAGTTGGCGACGATGGAAAATATAAGTGTGATGTTTTAAAAGAACTTATTGAAGCTAGATGTCCTTATACAAAAGTTACTACTTATAAAGAGACTTTTCAAGAGTTTGCAAAAAGAGGTTTAGAGTTTGATCTTATCATTGATGGAACGGATAATCTTCTAACGCGTGCAGATATCAATGAATACTGCATAAATCATAATCAAGCTTGGATTTATGGAAGTGTTGAGGAGTTTCATGGGCAAGTTTGTTTTTTCGAAAAAGCCTCTTATGAAGCAGTATTTCAAGTAAATGATAGAAAACCAAATGGTATCGCTTGTCCTATTGTTATGCATGTGGGTTCTCTTCAAGCAAATTTAGCCATTAGATATTTAACAGGACTTCCAGTTAAAAAAGATGTTTTATATTATCTTTCTTTTGATGAAGAAGGTATTATAAATTACAAAAACTTTAAACTACCTACAAAGTAA
- the carB gene encoding carbamoyl-phosphate synthase large subunit: MPKREDIKSILLIGSGPIIIGQACEFDYSGTQATKTLKELGYRVVLINSNPATIMTDPEFADRTYIEPITEDMIAKIIKKENIDAILPTMGGQTALNVATTMYDKGMLDGVAFLGAHPDAIKKGEDRHLFNEAMIKIGMDLPKSANAYSVEEAIKVAKEIGFPVISRASFTLAGGGSGVAYNMEEFKKLAEIGIEASPINEIEIMESMLGWKEYEMEVIRDRKDNCIIVCSIENLDPMGVHTGDSVTIAPALTLTDKEYQDMRNASFAILREIGVDTGGSNVQFSICPKTGRMIVIEMNPRVSRSSALASKATGYPIAKVATLLAVGFTLDEIENDITGTTASFEPVIDYVVTKIPRFTFEKFPKADSTLTTSMKSVGEVMAMGRTFNESIQKALCSLETGLCGFDPIKAEMEKIKAEIRRPNCDRLLYLMQGMREGLTNAEIFELSKIDPWFLTKFRQIVDMEKSMDASILTDEVKMRIIKSNGFSDKMISMLIGKTEEEVYQARKTLNVDFEYNEVDTCAAEFKALTPYLYSTTNVTKVPQVNKITDEKKVMIIGGGPNRIGQGIEFDYCCVHASFALKEMGIKTIMYNCNPETVSTDYDTSDILYFEPIDFEHVRSVVEKENPDGVIVHFGGQTPLKLANALTAAGAKIIGTTAEVIDLAEDRKKFSKFVEDAGLLQPENGTAVEVEEAIEIAERIGYPVLVRPSFVLGGRGMKIVYSTNELRQYMDEAVSVSNDAPVLIDKFLDRAIELDVDCICDGKEVYIGGIMQHIEEAGVHSGDSACSLPPVSISDELIKELETKTKNMALGLGVVGLMNTQYAIHKGQIYLIEVNPRASRTVPFVSKATGMPLAKVATRVMWGESLRNALDTYNTELVWEDNGVLKPILRNHVAIKEAVFPFNKLSGSDMILTPEMKSTGEVMGISDSFGESYAKAQSAAKNDIPTEGKVFISLCDLDKEFAPKIAKGLKDEGFTVVATGGTHKAIADAGIECEKVLKISEGRPNIIDSITNGEIALAINTSDGKESSKDDGKNIRRSVLKMNVTYVTTAAAAFACLEAMKEIRKKDGLSPKSIQEFLSR, from the coding sequence ATGCCAAAAAGAGAAGATATTAAATCTATATTATTAATCGGTTCTGGTCCTATTATTATTGGGCAAGCATGCGAATTTGATTATTCAGGAACACAAGCTACAAAGACATTAAAAGAGTTAGGTTATAGAGTTGTATTAATCAACTCAAATCCAGCAACTATTATGACAGATCCTGAATTTGCAGATAGAACTTATATCGAGCCAATTACAGAAGATATGATTGCAAAGATAATCAAAAAAGAGAATATTGACGCAATCTTACCAACTATGGGTGGACAAACAGCACTTAATGTTGCTACAACAATGTATGACAAAGGTATGCTTGATGGTGTTGCTTTTTTAGGTGCTCATCCAGATGCTATTAAAAAAGGTGAAGATAGACATCTTTTCAATGAAGCTATGATAAAAATCGGTATGGATTTACCAAAAAGTGCAAATGCATATAGCGTTGAAGAAGCTATAAAAGTAGCAAAAGAGATTGGTTTCCCAGTGATTTCTAGAGCATCTTTTACCCTTGCAGGTGGTGGTTCTGGTGTTGCTTACAATATGGAAGAGTTCAAAAAACTTGCAGAAATAGGAATAGAAGCAAGTCCAATCAATGAAATTGAGATTATGGAATCAATGCTTGGTTGGAAAGAATACGAAATGGAAGTTATCAGAGATAGAAAAGATAACTGTATCATCGTATGTTCTATAGAAAACTTAGACCCAATGGGTGTTCATACAGGAGATAGTGTTACTATCGCTCCTGCTCTTACTCTTACAGACAAAGAGTACCAAGATATGAGAAATGCTTCATTTGCTATTTTAAGAGAGATTGGTGTTGATACAGGTGGTTCAAATGTACAGTTTTCAATTTGTCCAAAAACTGGAAGAATGATAGTTATTGAGATGAATCCTAGAGTTTCTCGTTCTTCAGCACTTGCTTCTAAAGCTACTGGTTATCCTATTGCAAAAGTTGCAACGCTTCTTGCTGTTGGATTTACTCTTGATGAGATTGAAAATGATATTACAGGTACAACTGCATCTTTTGAGCCAGTTATTGATTATGTAGTTACTAAAATCCCTAGATTTACTTTTGAAAAATTCCCTAAAGCAGACTCTACACTTACAACTTCTATGAAATCTGTTGGTGAAGTTATGGCTATGGGTAGAACCTTTAACGAATCAATCCAAAAAGCACTTTGTTCTTTAGAGACTGGACTTTGTGGTTTTGACCCAATCAAAGCAGAAATGGAAAAAATCAAAGCTGAAATCAGAAGACCAAATTGTGATAGACTTTTATACTTGATGCAAGGTATGAGAGAAGGACTTACAAATGCAGAGATTTTTGAATTATCAAAAATAGATCCTTGGTTCTTGACTAAATTTAGACAAATCGTTGATATGGAAAAATCAATGGATGCTTCAATTTTAACTGACGAAGTTAAGATGAGAATAATCAAATCAAATGGATTTTCTGACAAGATGATTTCTATGCTTATTGGTAAAACAGAAGAAGAAGTTTATCAAGCAAGAAAAACTCTAAATGTAGATTTTGAATACAATGAAGTTGATACTTGTGCAGCTGAATTTAAAGCTCTTACTCCATATCTTTACTCTACTACAAATGTAACTAAAGTTCCTCAAGTAAATAAAATAACAGATGAGAAAAAAGTTATGATTATAGGTGGTGGACCAAATAGAATTGGACAAGGTATCGAGTTCGATTATTGTTGTGTTCATGCAAGTTTTGCCCTAAAAGAAATGGGTATCAAAACTATCATGTATAACTGTAACCCTGAAACTGTATCAACTGACTATGATACATCAGATATCTTATACTTCGAGCCAATTGATTTTGAACATGTAAGAAGCGTAGTAGAAAAAGAAAATCCAGATGGTGTTATAGTTCACTTTGGTGGGCAAACTCCACTTAAACTAGCAAATGCATTAACAGCTGCAGGAGCTAAAATCATAGGTACTACTGCTGAAGTTATTGACTTAGCAGAAGATAGAAAAAAATTCTCAAAATTTGTTGAAGATGCAGGACTTTTACAACCAGAAAATGGAACAGCAGTAGAAGTAGAAGAAGCTATTGAAATAGCTGAAAGAATTGGTTATCCAGTTCTTGTAAGACCTTCATTTGTACTTGGTGGAAGAGGGATGAAAATTGTCTATTCTACAAATGAGTTAAGACAATATATGGATGAAGCAGTATCTGTATCAAATGATGCTCCAGTACTTATTGACAAATTCCTTGATAGAGCAATTGAGCTTGATGTTGATTGTATTTGTGATGGAAAAGAAGTATATATTGGTGGAATCATGCAACATATTGAAGAAGCTGGTGTTCACTCAGGTGACTCAGCGTGTTCTTTACCTCCTGTTTCTATAAGTGATGAGTTAATCAAAGAACTTGAAACAAAAACAAAAAATATGGCACTAGGTCTTGGTGTTGTTGGTCTTATGAATACGCAATATGCTATTCATAAAGGGCAAATTTATCTTATCGAAGTTAATCCAAGAGCTTCAAGAACAGTTCCTTTTGTAAGTAAAGCAACTGGTATGCCTTTGGCAAAAGTGGCTACTAGAGTTATGTGGGGTGAGAGTTTAAGAAATGCTCTTGATACATATAATACTGAGCTTGTATGGGAAGATAATGGTGTATTAAAACCAATATTAAGAAACCATGTGGCTATCAAAGAAGCAGTTTTCCCATTCAATAAACTTAGTGGTTCTGATATGATATTAACTCCTGAGATGAAATCAACTGGTGAAGTTATGGGTATATCTGATAGTTTTGGTGAATCATATGCAAAAGCACAAAGTGCTGCTAAAAATGATATTCCAACAGAGGGGAAAGTATTTATTTCATTATGTGATTTAGATAAGGAATTTGCACCAAAAATCGCTAAAGGCCTTAAAGATGAAGGTTTTACAGTAGTTGCTACTGGTGGAACACATAAAGCAATTGCCGATGCTGGAATTGAGTGTGAGAAAGTTCTTAAAATCTCTGAAGGTAGACCAAATATTATTGACTCTATTACAAATGGTGAAATTGCCCTTGCAATTAACACAAGTGATGGAAAAGAGTCATCAAAAGATGATGGTAAAAATATCAGAAGATCAGTTTTAAAAATGAATGTAACATATGTAACAACAGCAGCAGCAGCTTTCGCTTGTCTTGAAGCTATGAAAGAAATTAGAAAAAAAGATGGATTGTCTCCAAAATCAATTCAAGAATTTCTAAGCAGATAA
- a CDS encoding Ig-like domain-containing protein, whose product MATSITVKSPNGESTIYEVSLFDVIDIKKGDYVLVPERPELLDLEIIDDSLKIKFPDGNSVVVKDIITFIKQNNATDTHGLMDKLDTSAISFLDEKGDFEEIDLVDKLLALIEKSPKAKESLSPIESDESDTHVSDTNLTSDNRPTIRGITESGARVTITDDAGNILGSTIADEDGNYSITTSELSNGTQNLKITATDKEGNSGTEIQTITVNSSESDIKKFEITNISDANEEYSYINISGKGLESKNSVSIFDEDGIKVATTTIIEDRTWNVSFSNFAGTPVSNKEFFKAIENDIAGNDIAQIDSNHYWNEKLSSLANEPTDEFETADIAKEKGTTDTIASVENGSMLSDTEIKSDVLEDDMTSVFDELAIVESLENSIEEYGSDESISIAEEDIEYEDDLSYIEDDFLNDVQIESLPTTKDLTLTGMEESVEDDILEQSNNEDIKKENDDVPLHVEEPEVETSMDNEISINDAIDNNDEIDSIVPVDETEEVQKYAKDWLKTGVQVKDGDDIFEVWTKDDATVYVDISTTLIDI is encoded by the coding sequence GTGGCTACAAGTATTACAGTTAAAAGTCCAAATGGTGAAAGCACAATATATGAAGTTAGCTTATTTGATGTCATAGATATAAAAAAAGGTGACTATGTACTTGTACCAGAGCGACCTGAATTATTAGACTTAGAAATTATTGATGATTCTTTAAAAATAAAGTTTCCAGATGGAAATAGTGTAGTAGTGAAAGATATAATTACTTTTATCAAGCAAAATAATGCAACAGATACCCATGGGCTTATGGATAAATTAGATACCTCTGCCATATCTTTTTTAGATGAAAAAGGTGATTTTGAAGAAATAGATTTAGTAGATAAACTTTTAGCCCTGATTGAAAAATCACCAAAAGCTAAAGAAAGCCTTTCTCCTATTGAAAGTGATGAAAGTGACACTCATGTATCAGATACTAATCTTACAAGCGATAATAGACCCACAATAAGAGGTATAACAGAAAGTGGCGCAAGAGTAACTATCACAGATGATGCTGGAAATATTTTAGGAAGTACAATAGCAGATGAAGATGGAAACTACTCAATAACGACAAGTGAACTTTCAAATGGAACACAAAACTTGAAAATAACAGCCACTGATAAAGAAGGGAATTCAGGAACAGAGATTCAAACTATCACTGTAAATAGCTCAGAATCAGATATCAAAAAATTTGAGATAACAAACATATCAGATGCAAATGAAGAGTACTCTTATATAAATATAAGTGGTAAAGGATTGGAAAGTAAAAATAGTGTATCAATATTTGATGAAGATGGCATAAAAGTTGCCACTACAACTATAATAGAAGATAGAACTTGGAATGTAAGTTTCTCAAACTTTGCAGGAACACCTGTGAGTAATAAAGAGTTTTTTAAAGCAATAGAGAATGATATAGCAGGAAATGATATAGCACAAATAGATAGTAATCATTATTGGAATGAAAAGCTAAGTTCTTTAGCTAATGAGCCAACAGATGAGTTTGAGACGGCAGATATTGCAAAGGAAAAGGGTACTACAGATACAATAGCATCTGTTGAAAATGGAAGTATGCTAAGTGATACTGAAATTAAAAGCGATGTTTTAGAAGATGATATGACAAGCGTATTTGATGAATTAGCTATTGTAGAGAGTTTAGAAAATAGTATTGAAGAATATGGAAGTGATGAAAGTATTTCTATTGCTGAAGAAGATATTGAGTACGAAGATGATCTTAGTTACATAGAAGATGACTTTTTAAATGATGTTCAAATAGAATCTCTTCCTACTACTAAAGATTTGACTTTAACTGGCATGGAAGAAAGTGTTGAAGATGATATATTAGAGCAATCAAATAATGAGGATATAAAAAAAGAAAATGACGATGTACCTCTTCATGTAGAAGAGCCAGAAGTAGAAACTTCTATGGATAATGAGATATCAATAAATGATGCTATAGATAATAACGATGAGATAGATTCAATCGTACCAGTTGATGAAACGGAAGAAGTACAAAAATACGCAAAAGATTGGCTAAAAACAGGTGTTCAAGTAAAAGATGGCGATGATATATTTGAGGTATGGACAAAAGATGATGCCACAGTATATGTTGATATCTCAACAACACTAATAGATATCTAA
- a CDS encoding Sua5 YciO YrdC YwlC family protein, whose amino-acid sequence MNPNSVYLVQTDTTVGFSSNDNEKLAVIKKRPKTQKILRTVDSFKTLQNFTRIPNNHKRRVRNSKNSTFIYPNNESFRVISKDSSFYDFIKKFNVLYSSSANETKKNFEEEYAKDVSDVVVIQKNGFFEDIPSKLYKLNKIKVKKLR is encoded by the coding sequence ATGAACCCAAACTCTGTTTATTTGGTACAAACAGATACAACTGTTGGCTTTTCATCAAATGATAATGAAAAGCTAGCAGTTATAAAAAAAAGACCCAAAACACAAAAAATACTAAGAACTGTAGACTCTTTTAAGACTTTACAAAACTTCACAAGAATCCCAAACAACCATAAAAGAAGAGTAAGAAACTCTAAAAATAGTACTTTTATATATCCCAATAATGAGTCATTTAGAGTTATAAGTAAAGATTCTAGTTTTTATGACTTTATAAAAAAGTTCAATGTTCTTTATTCTTCTTCAGCAAATGAGACCAAAAAAAACTTTGAAGAAGAGTATGCTAAAGATGTCTCAGATGTAGTTGTAATACAAAAAAATGGTTTTTTTGAAGATATTCCTTCTAAATTATATAAGCTAAATAAAATTAAAGTTAAGAAATTAAGATAA
- a CDS encoding restriction endonuclease subunit S — protein MKTEYFKNIVLREHIDTITDYHANGAYEKLKENITLKYKPSYAIMIRTLNFESNNFDSNLIYIDQNEYEYLSKSKVYSNDIIMNKIANPGSVYIMPYLKQPVSLAMNLFLIRFKCTLNQRFMYYLMKYNESYIKQFANGTTTKTITKDSVRNLKFYVPEKQYQDKIANILSSLDSKIEINNRINKELEAMAKTLYDYWFVQFDFPDVNGKPYKSSGGKMVYNQELKREIPERWEAKTIAQFIGNNKGGDWGKEKEEGNYTQKVSCVRGADLNGLNGLGSVNPPERFILEKNSNKILESHDLIVEISGGSPTQSTGRISFVIDETIKRFENPLVCSNFCKSFSLENQKYLYYFIYMWNNLYDNRVLFGWEGKTSGIKNLLFDSLTQKYFIIVPNENINLKFYEKMDSFHKMKQRNLKENQELAKLRDWLLPMLMNGQVSVKDSEYKNSQNDLLVAQPKPEYN, from the coding sequence ATGAAGACTGAATATTTTAAAAATATTGTATTAAGAGAACATATTGATACAATTACTGATTATCATGCCAATGGAGCATACGAAAAGTTAAAAGAAAATATAACATTAAAATATAAACCTAGCTATGCAATTATGATTAGAACTTTAAACTTTGAATCAAATAACTTTGACAGTAATTTAATATATATAGATCAAAATGAATATGAATATCTTTCAAAGTCAAAAGTTTATTCTAATGATATTATAATGAATAAAATAGCTAATCCCGGTTCTGTTTATATAATGCCATATTTAAAACAGCCTGTGTCTTTGGCAATGAATTTATTTCTAATTAGATTCAAATGTACATTAAATCAAAGATTTATGTATTATTTAATGAAATATAACGAAAGTTATATAAAACAATTTGCAAATGGCACTACAACTAAGACTATAACAAAAGATTCAGTTAGAAATTTAAAATTTTATGTTCCAGAGAAACAATATCAAGATAAAATAGCAAATATTCTATCTTCTCTTGATTCAAAGATAGAAATAAACAATAGAATTAATAAAGAATTAGAAGCTATGGCAAAAACTCTTTATGATTATTGGTTTGTGCAGTTTGATTTTCCTGATGTTAATGGAAAACCTTATAAATCATCAGGTGGAAAAATGGTTTATAATCAAGAGTTAAAAAGAGAGATTCCTGAGAGATGGGAAGCCAAAACAATTGCACAATTTATTGGAAATAATAAAGGTGGAGATTGGGGAAAAGAAAAAGAAGAAGGGAATTACACTCAAAAGGTTTCTTGTGTTAGAGGTGCTGATTTAAATGGATTAAATGGTTTAGGAAGTGTAAATCCACCTGAAAGATTTATTTTAGAAAAAAATTCAAATAAAATTTTAGAATCTCATGATTTGATTGTTGAAATATCAGGAGGTAGTCCAACTCAATCAACGGGAAGAATTTCATTTGTTATTGATGAAACTATAAAAAGGTTTGAAAATCCTCTAGTATGTTCAAATTTTTGCAAATCATTTTCTTTAGAAAACCAAAAATATCTTTATTATTTCATTTATATGTGGAATAATTTATATGATAACCGCGTGTTATTTGGTTGGGAGGGAAAAACAAGTGGTATAAAAAATTTATTATTTGATTCTTTAACACAAAAATATTTTATTATTGTTCCCAATGAAAATATAAATCTAAAGTTTTATGAAAAAATGGATTCTTTTCATAAGATGAAACAAAGAAATTTAAAAGAAAATCAAGAACTAGCAAAATTAAGAGATTGGCTTCTTCCAATGCTTATGAATGGACAAGTAAGTGTGAAAGATAGTGAGTATAAAAACAGTCAAAATGACTTATTAGTAGCCCAACCAAAACCAGAGTATAATTAA
- a CDS encoding class I SAM-dependent DNA methyltransferase: MVIVEFERETKKLIDSLKAVCANFGLGNDGNEFKIITQVFLYKFLNDKFAYEIKKIDENIKNAPSWEEYYTNLSQEQRNKILRRIGAKAAKLKPEYLITHLFNIQDSPDFAQTFDDTLHQISIENNDIFSVKTEGGAKIELFDTLSKYIIDDKDAFFKAIINKLVAFSFENIFNQKYDFYATIFEYLIKDYNSDSGGKYAEYYTPHAVAKIMAAIMVDEGVANVTCYDPSAGSGTLLMNIAHAIGEDRCSIYSQDISQKSSSLLRLNLILNNLVHSISNVIKGNTLLSPYHKEGDSLQKFDYIVSNPPFKTDFSDYRDDLDSKENHDRFFAGIPKVPAKKKESMAIYSMFLQHIIHSLKKGGKAAVVVPTGFITAQSGIDKKIREHLIEKKMLGGVVSMPSNIFATTGTNVSIIFIDDTNKENVVLIDASNLGKTVKDGKNQKTVLQEEEEQKIIDTFNDKKVVDDFSVVVSYDDIKVKNYSFSAGQYFDVKIEYVDISKDEFDNKMKGFSDNLKVMFRESKVLEDEIKKQLLGLVYED, translated from the coding sequence TTGGTAATAGTAGAGTTTGAAAGAGAAACAAAAAAGTTAATAGATAGTTTAAAAGCAGTATGTGCAAATTTTGGACTTGGAAATGATGGAAATGAGTTCAAAATCATCACCCAAGTCTTTTTATACAAGTTTTTAAATGATAAATTTGCTTATGAGATTAAAAAAATAGATGAAAATATAAAAAATGCTCCAAGTTGGGAAGAATACTATACAAACTTAAGCCAAGAACAAAGAAACAAAATATTAAGACGAATAGGAGCAAAAGCAGCAAAGTTAAAACCAGAGTATCTTATAACACATCTGTTTAATATACAAGATAGTCCTGATTTTGCACAAACTTTTGATGATACCTTACATCAAATCTCTATAGAAAACAACGACATCTTTTCAGTAAAAACAGAAGGTGGAGCAAAAATAGAGCTTTTTGATACTTTGAGCAAATATATTATTGATGATAAAGATGCTTTTTTTAAAGCGATTATCAATAAGCTAGTAGCTTTTAGTTTTGAAAATATCTTTAATCAAAAGTATGATTTCTATGCAACTATATTTGAATACCTAATCAAAGATTATAACAGTGATAGTGGTGGAAAGTATGCAGAGTATTATACTCCCCATGCCGTTGCAAAAATCATGGCGGCTATTATGGTGGATGAAGGTGTTGCAAATGTAACTTGCTATGACCCAAGTGCAGGGAGTGGAACACTTTTGATGAATATAGCTCACGCCATAGGTGAAGATAGATGTAGTATCTACTCACAAGATATATCTCAAAAATCATCAAGTCTTTTACGACTAAATTTGATTTTAAATAACCTTGTGCACTCTATATCAAATGTGATTAAAGGAAATACTCTTTTAAGTCCATATCACAAAGAGGGTGACAGTTTACAAAAGTTTGATTATATCGTTTCAAATCCACCTTTTAAAACTGATTTTAGTGATTATAGAGATGATTTAGACTCTAAAGAAAATCACGATAGATTTTTTGCAGGTATTCCAAAAGTACCAGCAAAGAAAAAAGAGTCAATGGCTATTTATAGTATGTTTTTACAGCATATTATACATTCACTAAAAAAAGGTGGGAAAGCAGCAGTTGTAGTGCCAACTGGATTTATAACAGCTCAAAGTGGTATCGATAAAAAGATTAGAGAACATCTAATTGAAAAGAAAATGTTAGGTGGTGTTGTTTCAATGCCAAGTAATATCTTTGCTACAACAGGTACAAATGTATCTATTATATTTATAGATGATACAAATAAAGAAAATGTAGTGTTAATTGATGCTTCAAATCTAGGAAAAACTGTAAAAGATGGCAAGAATCAAAAAACAGTTTTACAAGAAGAGGAAGAACAAAAAATTATAGATACTTTTAATGATAAAAAAGTAGTTGATGATTTTTCTGTAGTTGTTTCTTATGATGATATAAAAGTTAAAAACTACTCATTTAGTGCAGGTCAATATTTTGATGTAAAGATTGAATATGTGGATATATCTAAAGATGAGTTTGATAATAAGATGAAAGGCTTTAGTGATAATCTTAAAGTTATGTTTAGAGAATCTAAAGTCTTGGAAGATGAGATAAAAAAGCAACTGTTGGGATTGGTTTATGAAGACTGA
- a CDS encoding ATP-binding protein, translated as MFLHRENELEILQKDFSIPNSSFNFIFGRRKIGKTSFVNSYISGKNSFYISFLEMMNLITFQTIHKNIENFLNKKVDIFDTFESFLKVIAKETFEEKLILVLDDFQNLIKVEKDALSLFYKAWNKELSSSNIQVIILSSICSSNKDDEYIYKKSSNIIKLDKLPYASIKEFIPDVQAGDIMHIFSAYGTNPDYLKLYDPKKDFLLNIKENFLSYDGIFFNEGMDFLKKDLNEISTYSSILYAIALGNSKIGAIADFLNLKSTYLTRYLQKLIDIMIIKKYVPINEDIKKSKFGRYEIEDNFMRFWFCYIYPNYSTLQKGDTSSVVSNIKEDFTKRLVQSSYKMHILSLIKNDPYKYLGFIPNNLGSWWNNKDTNIDIIAYDSKNIIFIDTKWRDTQELEESYAILKNKSDEFKTTLNKKYIIFSKISPAKFS; from the coding sequence ATGTTTTTACATAGAGAAAATGAACTTGAAATATTACAAAAAGACTTCTCTATCCCTAACTCATCATTTAATTTTATTTTTGGAAGAAGAAAGATAGGTAAAACATCATTTGTAAACTCTTATATAAGTGGTAAAAATAGCTTTTATATCTCTTTTTTAGAGATGATGAATTTAATTACTTTTCAAACTATTCATAAAAATATCGAAAACTTTTTAAATAAAAAAGTGGATATTTTTGATACTTTTGAATCTTTTTTAAAAGTAATAGCAAAAGAGACCTTTGAAGAAAAATTGATTTTAGTATTAGATGACTTTCAAAATCTAATCAAAGTAGAAAAAGATGCCTTAAGTCTTTTTTATAAGGCTTGGAATAAAGAGCTAAGTTCTTCAAATATCCAAGTTATTATTTTATCATCTATTTGTTCTAGTAATAAAGATGATGAATATATTTACAAAAAATCTTCAAACATAATAAAACTAGATAAATTACCATACGCTAGTATTAAAGAATTTATTCCTGATGTTCAAGCTGGTGATATAATGCATATCTTTAGCGCTTATGGTACAAACCCTGATTATCTAAAACTATATGACCCTAAAAAAGATTTTCTTTTAAATATAAAAGAGAATTTTTTAAGTTATGATGGAATCTTTTTCAATGAAGGTATGGATTTTTTGAAAAAAGATTTGAATGAAATCTCAACATACTCATCAATACTTTATGCCATAGCTTTAGGAAACAGTAAAATTGGAGCAATAGCAGACTTTTTAAACCTAAAATCAACTTATCTCACACGATATTTGCAAAAACTAATTGACATAATGATTATCAAAAAATATGTACCTATAAATGAAGATATAAAAAAGAGCAAGTTTGGAAGATATGAGATTGAAGACAATTTTATGAGATTTTGGTTTTGTTATATATATCCTAATTATTCAACTCTTCAAAAGGGTGATACTAGTAGTGTGGTTAGTAATATAAAAGAAGACTTTACAAAACGACTTGTGCAAAGCAGTTATAAAATGCATATTTTAAGTCTAATTAAAAATGATCCATATAAATACTTAGGTTTTATTCCAAATAATCTTGGAAGTTGGTGGAATAATAAAGATACCAATATCGATATTATCGCTTATGATTCTAAAAATATTATCTTTATTGATACAAAGTGGAGAGATACTCAAGAGCTAGAAGAAAGCTATGCTATATTAAAAAATAAATCCGATGAATTTAAAACTACTCTAAATAAAAAATATATCATATTCTCGAAAATTTCCCCTGCGAAATTTAGCTAA